The Triticum aestivum cultivar Chinese Spring chromosome 5A, IWGSC CS RefSeq v2.1, whole genome shotgun sequence genomic sequence ACGTGCGCGGACCTCCCGACCCTCGGCACCTCGCCGAAAATATATAATAGAACACCTGCGTCAGGCCCTCACTATCTAGCCATCCATTTTGCGATTCGCGATTCGTGCAAAcacatttctcttttttgtttctctcgcataaaacatgttttgaagttcaaacctttgcagcgCGGCAAAGCTTTtatctagaatctaggataaatctttcagataTTTTGGTCAAAAATAAATATACAAAAAATGATTTTTAAGATTAAGATTTTTAATCTTAAAAATCATTTTTTGTATATTTATTTTTGACCAAAaaatctgaaagatttatcctagattctagataaaagctttgccacgctgcaaaggtttgaacttcaaaacatgttttatgcgagagaaacaaaaaagaaaaaaattcaaataaaaagttAGTTGTGTTGTACAGATCTTAAAGCAATATTGGACAGCTAGAATAGCAGGGACCGGGTGCAGATGTTCTAAAAATCCACGTCCGGCGCCTCGCTGCACTGGACGTACGACGCGGCGGTCTCGTCGCTCTCCCTGGCGTTCGCGGCCAAACCGCCCGGCGCGAGCGGTGCCGGCTGGGTGGCCTGGGGGATCAACCCCACCGGCGACGGCATGAAGGGCGCGCAGACGCTTGTCGCCTTCAAGAGCAGCGGCGCGTACGTCGTCAACACGTACAACCTCACCGGGTACCGCCCGCTCAGCGCGGCGTCCACGCCGATCGCGCTCGAGGCcaccgagctcgccgccgacggGAAGGTGCGGCTCTACGGGACGCTGCAGCTGCCCAAGGGCATGGAGGCCGTCAACCACATCTGGCAGGTAGGGTCGACGGTGGCCAATGAGATGCCGGCCAAGCACGCGTTCGCGCAGGAGAACCTGGAGGCGAAGGGCAGCCTCGTGCTCACTGGTGCCGGAGCGACGGACGCCGCGCCGGCTCCGGTGGCCGCTGGCCCGTCGGCCGAGGAGGCCACTGGTAACCTAGAGACAGAGACCGCGCCCGAGGCAGCGCCGGCCCCGTTGGCCGGTGCCCCGTCGACCGAGGAGGCTGCTGGTGACCTGGAGACGGGGACCGCACCGTCGCCAGCGCCGTCCAGCGGGTCGGCACTCGGCAGCGGTAGTCACCACGTACGCCTTGGCTCCGGTGTTCATTTTGATTCTGGTGTTCGCGGGTTTCTTCGCGACTGTATAATCTCGGTGAGGATTAAATTTGTCAACGAGAGAACGTATGTAGGATAGTCCTTTTTTTTCCTTGAGCACTGTGCAACCCTTTTTCTAATATATTTCTCTGGGTTGAAATGAAAGTTTGTTGTATTTTCACGAGGGTGTTTTTGTTTCATGGTCATTTTGATTTTCGTGTGTTTGTCAAAGTGATTATTGGATGAGTTCGAAGCTTCTTTTTCTGCATAAGTgtatttagatcactattttaatgatctaaaaattgagacacttattttaggacagagggagtacaaacgTAATATGATTACATCTACGCATATTCGTTTCCAAACCAGTAAAGAAATAACAATAATCAGGCTACTTTGCAATGGTGGATTTTTGAACCCAAATTGTCTTATAATGAATTGATCTATGAAAAAATTGCACTTTGCATGAAACATGTAAAATGATAATTCATTTGTCTTTTTCGTAGGGGGAGGCCGGAGGATTGGGTCTCATCTCTCATGTTCTCATCACGTGGCAAATAATGAGCTCGTGTTTGTTGGATCATGGTGATCAAACAACGTAATTTTGATTTGTAATGGATGTGAATAACAGCTTGTATTTTCTCAGCGAGGTCACCCAAACAAACAAACGTTCCTTGCAGCAGGCTTGTTTGAGTGAACCATGCCACGAGAGAGTGTTTATTCAAAAATTAACTTCCAGCAAAAGCTCGGGAATTGCCATGCTATAATACATATATTTGCCATGCGATTACAGAAAGATTTGTCATGTGAAAAGAAAAAATTGCCACACTAGTAG encodes the following:
- the LOC123101433 gene encoding auxin-induced in root cultures protein 12-like, with the translated sequence MASATTVHHRSRCILQLALLLLAASSTAMLAVDGACESEEFPAGRSYATCADLPTLGASLHWTYDAAVSSLSLAFAAKPPGASGAGWVAWGINPTGDGMKGAQTLVAFKSSGAYVVNTYNLTGYRPLSAASTPIALEATELAADGKVRLYGTLQLPKGMEAVNHIWQVGSTVANEMPAKHAFAQENLEAKGSLVLTGAGATDAAPAPVAAGPSAEEATGNLETETAPEAAPAPLAGAPSTEEAAGDLETGTAPSPAPSSGSALGSGSHHVRLGSGVHFDSGVRGFLRDCIISVRIKFVNERTYVG